The Polaribacter sp. HaHaR_3_91 genomic sequence AAAAAAACTATTTTGTCCGTGATAATTTCCTAATCCACTATTTCCTACACCTCCAAAAGGTAAATTGTGGTTGCTTACATGCATTAACGTATCATTAATACAAGCTCCACCAGATGAGGTTTTTGCTAAAATATCTTTCGCATTTTTATTTTTTCCAAAATAATAGAAAGCCAAAGGTTTTTCATTTTTATTGATGTAATCTATAGTTTCATCAATATGATTAAAACTCATTACAGGTAATATTGGTCCGAATATTTCTGATTGCATGATTTTAAAATCTGCCTGAACATTATCTATAATAGTAGGTGCAATAAACTTCTCTTTCATATCGATTTCTCCACCTGTATGTATTGTTCCTTCGTTTAATAAACCACTTAATCGCTTTACTGCATCTTCATTTACAATACGTGGATAAAAACGACTTTGTTTAATATCATCACCGTACATCAACTTGATGTTTTCTGCAATTTTGTCTAATAATTCAGTTTTAATAGATTCATGGGCAAAAAGATAATCTGGAGCAATACATGTTTGTCCGGCATTAATTAATTTACCCCAAATAATACGCTTTGCAGCAATATCAATATTGGCATCTGCGTCTACAATACACGGACTTTTTCCGCCCAATTCTAAAACTACAGGTGTTAGATTTTCTGCAGCAGCTTTCATAACTACTTTACCAACTTTAGGACTTCCTGTAAAGAAAATGATATCGAAACGTTGTGCAAATAATATGGTGTTGGTTTCTCTTCCGCCATGCACAACACTTATATAATTAGAATCAAAATTTTCTAAAATCATTTCTTCCATTACTTTAGCAACAGTTGGTGTGTCTGGAGATGGTTTTAATACGCTACAGCAACCTGCCGAAATTGCGCCAACTAAAGTATTTATAAGTAGTTGAAAAGGATAATTCCAAGGAGCAACAATTAATGCTGTACCTAATGGTTCGTATATAATTTTACTAGAAGCAGGAATTAAATGAAGTGGAGAAGTAACTCTTTTGGGAGCTGCCCATTTTTTTATATGTTTAATATGGTTGTCAATTTCACCGATAACAATACTTATTTCTGTTAAATATGCTTCTTCTGGTGATTTGTGTAAATCTTGCCACAAAGCAGTTTCAATTTTTTGTTGATATTGAAGAATGGCTTTTTTTAACGTTTTTAATTGTGTTAATCGAAAGCTAATATCTTTTGTTTTATGTGTGTCAAAAAATGACTTGTGTGCTGCTATGTTTTTTAGAATTATTTCTTTTGATGTTTCTTTCATGGTAATATATCTAATTACTGTTTGTTGAAATATTTAAGAATTGTAAAAGCATTCTTTATCACTAAATTTAATAGAAATTAGTGGATTATGACTTTTAAATGCTACTATTATTTTTGTCGTGATGTAATTTTATTTATTACAGCAAAAATTGAGTTATACTATTTAAACTTTATAAGATGAAAAACTATAGATTCCTAGTTGTTACTAAATCTCTCTGTATGAAATATTGTCATTATATAAGAATTTTCAAATAAGTCTAGCCCTGATTGAGCGGTCTGTTTGAGCTCTTTTTGGAAGAATGACAAAAAAGCGAGTAGCGAAAGCAGGAAATAGCTTCAAATAAAAAAACCTTTCTGATTTCTCAAAAAGGTTTTGAATATCTAAAAAGCCAAATTACTCGACTTTATTTTATCTTGTTTCAAAAAGAAACTACATTTCTAATGCTTTTGCTGGATTGTTGTCCATTAATAACTCAACTGGGTTTTCTAAAGCCTCTTTAACAGCCACTAAGAAACCAACAGATTCTCTACCATCTACAATTCTATGATCGTAAGATAAAGCAACATACATAATTGGCTGAATTACAATTCCACCATTAACTGCCATTGGTCTGTTTACAATGTTGTGCATTCCTAAAATTCCACTCTGAGGAGGATTTAAAATAGGAGTAGATAGCATAGAACCAAATACACCACCATTGGTAATTGTAAAAGTTCCACCAGTCATTTCATCAATAGTAATTTGACCGTCTCTAGCTCTAATTGCCAAACGTTTTACTTCAGATTCTACACCTCTAAAAGATAAATTTTCTGCATTTCTAATTACAGGAACCATTAAACCTTTTGGTCCAGAAACTGCTATTGAAATATCTTGAAAATCATTTTTAATTTGGTAATCTCCATCAATCATAGAGTTTACATCTGGAAATAATTTTAAAGCTCTAACAACCGCTAAAGTAAAGAAAGACATAAAGCCTAATCCTACGCCGTGTCTCGCTTTAAAAGCTTCTTTATATTCTGTTCGTAAGTCAAAAATTGGTTGCATGTTTACTTCGTTAAAAGTAGTTAACATAGCCGTTTCGCTTTTTACAGCTACTAAACGTTCTGCAACTTTTCTACGTAACATAGACATTTTCTTGCGTTCTGTACCTCTAGAACCACTTGCTGGTTGCGTTCCCATAGAAGGTACTGCTTTTACAGCATCGTCTTTGGTAATTCTACCGTCTTTTCCACTACCTTTTACAGCAGAAGGAGCAATTCCTTTTTCTGCTAAAACTTTTTTAGCTGCAGGAGAAGCTGTTCCGGTTGCGTAAGTAGCAGCTTTAGGAGCTTCTTTTACTTCAACTTTCTTTTCTTCTTTAGGCGCTTCTGTTTTTGCAGGAGCATCACCTTCTGGTTTTGCCGCGCTTGTATCAATTAAACAAACTACTGCACCAACAGCAACTGCATCACCTTCTTCTGCTTTTAAAGTGATAATTCCGCTTTCTTCAGCAGGCAATTCTAAGGTTGCTTTGTCAGAATCTACTTCTGCAATTGGTTGATCTTTTTCAACATAATCACCATCTTCAACTAACCAAGTTGCAATTTCTACTTCTGTAATTGATTCTCCTGGAGAAGGAACTTTCATTTCTAAAACACTCATGCTTTCTTAATTTATTAATACCAAAATTAATACGGTACTCTATTTAATTATTTTATATTTTCTTTTAACTATTTTGGCGTTTTAACAGGCTTTCCATTATATCTTTTTTACTTCTGTTCTCGATACAAATTTGCAAAAGAGCAAATTGACTCGAACTGACAGTAAAAAAGGATGTCATTTCAATCCTTAACGCGACTTACTCTGTATCAAAAACACTGTCAATAACAGCTTTATGACGTTTTTTAAATCTTGTACTAGAACCAGCTGCAGGTACTGCGTAGTATTTACGAGAACGAACTGTTAGTTTAACTAACTCCATGCGTTCTAACATATAACTCCAAGCTCCCATGTTTCTTGGTTCTTCTTGTGCCCAAATGTATTCTTCTACATTAGGATATCTATCTATTACTTTCTGTATTTTTTCTAAATGTAAAGGGAATAATTGCTCTATTCTTACCAAAGCAATATCATCTCTTTTTAAATTTTCTCTTTCTTCAAGTAAATCATAATAGAATTTACCCATACAGAAAACTATTTTCTTTACTTTTTTAGGTGCTAGTGTGTCGTCTATAACTTCTTGAAATTCACTAGTAGCTAAATCTTGAATCGTATTAACTGCTTTCGGATGACGTAATAAACTTTTAGGTGTAAATACAATTAAAGGTTTTCTATACGTACGTTTCATTTGTCTACGTAACAAATGATAAAAGTTAGAAGGTGTTGTACAATTTGCAACCGTCATATTATCTATGGCACATAATTGTAAGTAACGTTCTATTCTTGCAGATGAATGCTCAGAACCTTGCCCTTCATAACCGTGAGGTAATAATACTACAATTCCGTTTTGTAACTTCCATTTATCTTCTGCTGCAGAAATATATTGGTCAAACATAATTTGTGCACCGTTAGAGAAATCTCCAAACTGTGCCTCCCAAATTGTTAATGTATTTGGGTTTGCCATGGCGTAACCATAATCAAAACCAAGTACACCGTATTCAGACAATAACGAATTGTAGATCGTCATTTGTCCTTTATTATTAGGGTTTGTATTTAGTAAGTTGATACGTTCTTCTGTAACCTCATCACGTAAGATAGCGTGTCTGTGAGAAAATGTACCTCTTTCTACATCTTGTCCAGAAATACGAATGTTGTATCCTTCTTCCATTAAACTTCCGTAGGCCAACGTTTCTGCCATTCCCCAGTCTAAGTTATTCGTTTCAAAAGTCATTTTAGCTCTACCAGCTAAAATACGTTCTGCTTTTCTAACAAAGTTAGCTCCTTCAGGAACTGTAGAAACTACTTTTGCAATACCTTTTAATTTATCTTCATCATATTTTGTGTCGTTGGTAAGCAACATTGCATCTAAATCTTCACGCTCGTATCCTTCCCAAGTAGATTGCATAAATTCTCTTACAATCGATTTTTCCACTTTTTTGGCTTCATCAAATTCTCTTTCAAGCATTTCTTTGAATTCCGTAGTAATTTCTTTTAAATAAGAACCATCTATAGAACCCTCTGCAAGTAATTGTGCAGCATAAATATCTTTAGGATTTTTATGCTTAGAGATTGCTTTATATAATGTAGGTTGTGTAAAACGAGGTTCATCACCTTCATTATGCCCATATTTTCTATAGCCTAATAAATCGATAAAAATATCTTGTTTAAACTTCATTCTAAATTCTAACGCCATTTCCATAGCATGACAAACAGCTTCTGTATCGTCTGCATTTACATGCAATACTGGCGATAAAGTTACTTTTGCTACATCTGTACAGTACGTACTAGAACGTGCATCTAAATAATTAGTTGTAAAACCAATTTGATTATTAACGACAATGTGAATTGTACCACCTGTTTTATAACCATTCAATTTTGCCATCTGAGTTACCTCATATGCAATACCTTGACCTGCAATTGCAGCATCTCCATGAATTATAATTGGTAATATTTTGCTAGCATCACCATTATATTTTCTATCTATTTTAGCTCTTGTAATTCCTTCTGTTACTGCAGCTACAGTTTCTAAGTGAGAAGGATTTGGAACTAAATTCATTTTTATTTCGTTACCATCTCTAAAAGTTTTACTTAACGTTAAACCTAAATGGTACTTTACATCTCCATCGATGTCTTCATCTTCGAAATCTTTCCCCTCAAATTCACTAAATAAATCTCTAACAGGTTTTTTAAAGATGTTAACCAACGTATTTAAACGCCCTCTGTGAGCCATTCCTAAAACACATTCTTTAACTCCGTATTTTTCTGCGGCATCTCTTAAGATAACGCTCATACCTGGAATTAAGGTTTCTCCACCTTCTAAAGAAAAACGTTTCTGACCAACGTATTTAGTCTGCAAGAAACTCTCAAAAGTTACTGCTTGGTTTAGTTTTCCTAAAATATATTTTTTAGCCTCTATAGAGTAGTTTGGGTGGTTGTCGTTTTTATTAAAACGTTCATGCCACCATTTTAATTTTTCTGGGTTACGCATATACATGTATTCTACACCAATAGAATCACAGTAAATACGTTGTAAGTTTTTTATAATCTCAGAAAGTTTTGCTTTTCCTAAGCCTAAAACTTCACCTGCAGAAAATTCTTTGTCTAAATCGATTTCGGAAAGGCCAAAGTTTTCAAGATCTAAAGTAGGGTAATACTGTCTTCTATCTCTAACCGGGTTTGTTTTTGTAAATAAATGACCACGTGTTCTATAGCCATTAATTAAATCGACAACAAAAAATTCTTTACGAACTTCTTGAGGTATTTCTGATGAAACTTCTTCTTCTTTTAAAGAATAATTCTCATTTGCTAAATCATATCCCTGAAAGAAGCTTCTCCAGCTTGGTTCTACGGCATCTGGGTTTATCAAATACTTATCATATAAATCAGCTATAAAGCCTGTGTGTGCTGCGTTTAAAAACGAAAATTTATCCATATTATAGTTTCTACTTTTTTAAAGTATGTAATGCAGAATCAAAAATACAAATTTTGTAGTAAACCCGTATTATTTATTGATAATAATACAAAATACTTTTTTTTGTATTTTTTTAATTTTTTTTTAAAAATTGTTTGGTGAAGTTAAAAAAGGATGTATATTTGCACTCGCAAAACACATTTATGTGTCGCAAACTCCTTCTTAGCTCAGTTGGTTAGAGCATCTGACTGTTAATCAGAGGGTCCAAGGTTCGAGTCCTTGAGAGGGAGCAAAAAAGTCTTATCTTTATTGATAAGGCTTTTTTTTTGTTATAAACTTTTTTAGATTTCGTTTCAGTGAATCTAGGGGTAAAGGGATTATGTCTAATAGTTGTAGGGTTTAATAATTCGCTATAATTATTAGGATGGCTACAATTTTTGGTGACTATGCGTTCATTTTAGTATAGCTGAATAAATAGAGGAAGT encodes the following:
- a CDS encoding 2-oxoglutarate dehydrogenase E1 component, which translates into the protein MDKFSFLNAAHTGFIADLYDKYLINPDAVEPSWRSFFQGYDLANENYSLKEEEVSSEIPQEVRKEFFVVDLINGYRTRGHLFTKTNPVRDRRQYYPTLDLENFGLSEIDLDKEFSAGEVLGLGKAKLSEIIKNLQRIYCDSIGVEYMYMRNPEKLKWWHERFNKNDNHPNYSIEAKKYILGKLNQAVTFESFLQTKYVGQKRFSLEGGETLIPGMSVILRDAAEKYGVKECVLGMAHRGRLNTLVNIFKKPVRDLFSEFEGKDFEDEDIDGDVKYHLGLTLSKTFRDGNEIKMNLVPNPSHLETVAAVTEGITRAKIDRKYNGDASKILPIIIHGDAAIAGQGIAYEVTQMAKLNGYKTGGTIHIVVNNQIGFTTNYLDARSSTYCTDVAKVTLSPVLHVNADDTEAVCHAMEMALEFRMKFKQDIFIDLLGYRKYGHNEGDEPRFTQPTLYKAISKHKNPKDIYAAQLLAEGSIDGSYLKEITTEFKEMLEREFDEAKKVEKSIVREFMQSTWEGYEREDLDAMLLTNDTKYDEDKLKGIAKVVSTVPEGANFVRKAERILAGRAKMTFETNNLDWGMAETLAYGSLMEEGYNIRISGQDVERGTFSHRHAILRDEVTEERINLLNTNPNNKGQMTIYNSLLSEYGVLGFDYGYAMANPNTLTIWEAQFGDFSNGAQIMFDQYISAAEDKWKLQNGIVVLLPHGYEGQGSEHSSARIERYLQLCAIDNMTVANCTTPSNFYHLLRRQMKRTYRKPLIVFTPKSLLRHPKAVNTIQDLATSEFQEVIDDTLAPKKVKKIVFCMGKFYYDLLEERENLKRDDIALVRIEQLFPLHLEKIQKVIDRYPNVEEYIWAQEEPRNMGAWSYMLERMELVKLTVRSRKYYAVPAAGSSTRFKKRHKAVIDSVFDTE
- a CDS encoding aldehyde dehydrogenase, which encodes MKETSKEIILKNIAAHKSFFDTHKTKDISFRLTQLKTLKKAILQYQQKIETALWQDLHKSPEEAYLTEISIVIGEIDNHIKHIKKWAAPKRVTSPLHLIPASSKIIYEPLGTALIVAPWNYPFQLLINTLVGAISAGCCSVLKPSPDTPTVAKVMEEMILENFDSNYISVVHGGRETNTILFAQRFDIIFFTGSPKVGKVVMKAAAENLTPVVLELGGKSPCIVDADANIDIAAKRIIWGKLINAGQTCIAPDYLFAHESIKTELLDKIAENIKLMYGDDIKQSRFYPRIVNEDAVKRLSGLLNEGTIHTGGEIDMKEKFIAPTIIDNVQADFKIMQSEIFGPILPVMSFNHIDETIDYINKNEKPLAFYYFGKNKNAKDILAKTSSGGACINDTLMHVSNHNLPFGGVGNSGLGNYHGQNSFFAFSHKRAVVTNPTWIDLPLKYIPFKYFNIIKKLL
- the odhB gene encoding 2-oxoglutarate dehydrogenase complex dihydrolipoyllysine-residue succinyltransferase, producing the protein MSVLEMKVPSPGESITEVEIATWLVEDGDYVEKDQPIAEVDSDKATLELPAEESGIITLKAEEGDAVAVGAVVCLIDTSAAKPEGDAPAKTEAPKEEKKVEVKEAPKAATYATGTASPAAKKVLAEKGIAPSAVKGSGKDGRITKDDAVKAVPSMGTQPASGSRGTERKKMSMLRRKVAERLVAVKSETAMLTTFNEVNMQPIFDLRTEYKEAFKARHGVGLGFMSFFTLAVVRALKLFPDVNSMIDGDYQIKNDFQDISIAVSGPKGLMVPVIRNAENLSFRGVESEVKRLAIRARDGQITIDEMTGGTFTITNGGVFGSMLSTPILNPPQSGILGMHNIVNRPMAVNGGIVIQPIMYVALSYDHRIVDGRESVGFLVAVKEALENPVELLMDNNPAKALEM